A window of Trichoderma atroviride chromosome 3, complete sequence contains these coding sequences:
- a CDS encoding uncharacterized protein (BUSCO:EOG092D069S), whose protein sequence is MQSSPGMLTKFESKSSRAKGIAFHPKRPWILVALHSSTIQLWDYRMGTLIDRFEEHDGPVRGVDFHKTQPLFVSGGDDYKIKVWSYQTRRCLFTLNGHLDYVRTVFFHHELPWILSASDDQTIRIWNWQNRSLICTMTGHNHYAMCAQFHPKEDLVVSASLDQSVRVWDISGLRKKHSAPTSMSYEDQIARANQNQTDMFGNTDAVVKFVLEGHDRGVNWVAFHPTMPLIVSAGDDRLVKLWRMSETKAWEVDTCRGHFQNASGCLFHPHQDLILSAGEDKTIRVWDLNKRTAVQSFKRENDRFWVIAAHPEINLFAAGHDNGVMVFKLERERPASAVHQNNLFYITKEKHVRSYDFQKDMESPTLLSLKKLGSPWVSPRTLSYNPAERSILVTTPADGGSYELLSLPRDGSGVIEPTESKRGSGNSAIFVARNRFAVLNTANQTIDIKDLSNNTARSFKPPAGTTDIYFGGTGNLLIITPTTVYLYDIQQKKATAELAITGVKYIVWSNDGLYAALLSKHNVTIVTKTLEQISTLHETIRIKSATWDDAGILLYSTLNHVKYALLNGDNGIVRTLDQTVYLVRVKGRNVYCLDRSAKPRILRIDPTEYRFKMALVKRNYEEMLHIIRTSSLVGQSIISYLQKKGYPEIALQFVQDPTTRFDLAIECGNLDVAVEMAKELDKPKFWTRLGTEALAHGNHQIVEMCYQKLKQFDKLSFLYLATGDHSKLARMAKIAEHRGDFTSRFQNALYLGDVEDRIQMLKEIDQYPLAYTTAKSHGLEEECEAILEASGLTEDQLTLPTMGKPLAPPKPVVSTFKSNWPNKASSQSYFESALLGQVEGLSLEDESNTANGIEAEQATKAEAADQLIATAGEDDDDAAGWDMGDDDVPEIDNDFVNVDSAEAGGAGSCEADIWARNSPLAVDHVAGGSFETAMQLLNRQVGAVQFAPLKPRFLEVYQSSKTFLPGLANLPTLVNYVRRTVDETDLRKVLPVIPRDLEHLASNDLQKGYDSMKANKLEDGASIFKGILHAILVNAVSSESEVAEAKKLIVSAREYSIAMDIELARRNLGSIDEIAQDPAKVKRSLELSAYFTIPKIEVPHRQIALLSAIKVSIKSKNYNSALGFANRIIANGGSSKIVENAKKTKAQCERNPNDSVEIEFDQFAEFEICAASHTPIYSGAPFEECAFDGSKYHSSYKGSICKVCEVCEIGKHGSGLRLFS, encoded by the exons ATGCAGTCTTCCCCAGGAATGTTGACAAAG TTTGAATCGAAATCATCAAGAGCAAAGGGAATTGCGTTCCACCCGAAAAG GCCATGGATCCTTGTGGCCCTTCACTCCTCCACAATCCAGCTCTGGGATTATCGGATGGGCACGTTGATAGATCGATTTGAGGAACACGATGGCCCAGTCCGCGGCGTCGATTTTCACAAGACACAGCCACTCTTCGTATCCGGCGGCGATGACTACAAGATTAAAGTCTGGTCGTACCAGACTCGACGATGCCTCTTTACGCTGAATGGCCATCTTGATTACGTTCGAActgtcttcttccatcatgAGCTGCCTTGGATTCTCTCTGCCTCAGATGATCAAACAATTCGAATCTGGAACTGGCAGAATCGAAGCTTGA TTTGTACTATGACTGGACATAATCACTATGCCATGTGCGCTCAATTCCACCCCAAGGAAGATCTCGTCGTTTCAGCCTCCCTTGATCAGTCAGTTCGAGTTTGGGATATTTCGGGACTTCGAAAGAAGCACTCAGCACCAACTTCGATGAGCTACGAAGATCAAATCGCACGAGCAAACCAAAACCAAACCGACATGTTTGGAAACACAGATGCCGTTGTCAAGTTTGTCTTGGAAGGTCATGATCGTGGTGTCAACTGGGTCGCCTTCCACCCTACTATGCCTCTGATTGTATCAGCTGGTGATGATCGCCTGGTGAAGCTCTGGCGCATGAGCGAGACTAAGGCTTGGGAGGTTGACACTTGCCGCGGCCATTTTCAAAATGCCTCAGGCTGTCTTTTCCACCCACACCAGGACCTCATTTTGTCGGCGGGTGAAGATAAGACTATTCGAGTCTGGGATCTCAACAAGAGGACCGCCGTACAGTCTTTTAAGAGAGAAAACGACCGCTTTTGGGTTATCGCAGCTCATCCTGAAATCAACTTGTTCGCAGCTGGCCATGACAATGGTGTCATGGTTTTCAAGCTTGAACGCGAGCGTCCCGCCTCAGCTGTCCACCAAAATAACCTTTTCTATATCACCAAGGAGAAGCATGTCAGGTCATACGATTTCCAGAAGGATATGGAAAGCCCAACTCTGCTGTCTCTGAAGAAACTTGGCAGCCCCTGGGTTTCACCACGCACTTTGTCGTATAACCCTGCTGAGAGGTCTATTCTTGTCACCACTCCGGCCGATGGTGGCTCTTATGAACTTTTGAGCTTGCCTAGAGACGGATCTGGTGTAATCGAACCAACAGAATCCAAGCGAGGATCGGGCAATTCTGCCATTTTTGTTGCTAGAAACCGCTTCGCCGTGTTGAACACTGCCAACCAAACAATCGATATCAAGGATCTGTCAAACAATACGGCTCGTTCGTTCAAGCCTCCAGCGGGAACCACAGACATCTACTTTGGAGGAACCGGTAACCTCCTTATCATTACACCGACGACCGTCTATCTGTACGACATTCAGCAGAAAAAGGCTACTGCCGAGCTTGCCATCACTGGCGTTAAATACATTGTCTGGTCAAATGATGGTCTGTACGCTGCCCTACTGAGCAAACACAATGTGACCATTGTGACAAAGACGCTGGAGCAAATTAGTACACTACATGAGACAATTCGCATCAAGAGCGCCACTTGGGATGATGCGGGCATTCTGTTATATTCAACCCTGAATCATGTCAAATATGCCTTGCTCAACGGCGACAATGGTATTGTTCGTACTCTCGACCAAACGGTCTACTTGGTACGCGTTAAGGGACGGAATGTCTACTGCTTAGATCGATCGGCCAAGCCTCGAATTCTGCGCATTGACCCAACAGAGTATCGTTTCAAAATGGCGCTTGTTAAGCGGAACTATGAAGAAATGCTTCACATCATCCGCACTTCCAGTCTTGTTGGCCAGTCTATCATCTCATACCTGCAGAAGAAAGGCTACCCCGAGATTGCACTGCAGTTTGTACAGGATCCAACTACTCGATTTGACCTGGCAATTGAATGCGGCAACCTGGATGTCGCTGTGGAaatggccaaggagctggatAAGCCAAAGTTCTGGACTCGACTAGGTACTGAAGCACTTGCCCATGGCAATCATCAGATTGTGGAGATGTGCTACCAGAAGTTGAAGCAGTTTGACAAACTGTCATTCCTCTATTTGGCAACCGGTGATCACTCGAAGCTTGCGCGAATGGCCAAAATTGCGGAGCATCGTGGAGATTTCACCTCTCGATTTCAAAACGCCCTGTATCTTGGAGATGTCGAAGACCGCATCCAGATGTTGAAAGAAATTGATCAGt ATCCTCTTGCGTATACTACAGCCAAATCCCATGGACTGGAAGAAGAATGCGAGGCTATTCTTGAGGCTTCTGGTCTCACTGAAGATCAGCTAACTCTGCCTACAATGGGCAAACCGCTAGCACCGCCAAAGCCTGTCGTATCCACGTTCAAGAGCAACTGGCCCAACAAGGCTAGCTCCCAGTCCTACTTTGAGAGTGCTCTTCTAGGCCAGGTAGAAGGCTTGTCTCTCGAGGACGAATCAAACACCGCCAATGGAATAGAGGCTGAGCAAGCCACAAAGGCGGAAGCTGCAGATCAACTCATTGCTACTgctggcgaagacgacgatgacgcgGCAGGCTGGGATatgggcgacgacgacgtgCCCGAAATTGACAATGACTTTGTGAACGTCGATAGTGCAGAGGCAGGCGGTGCTGGAAGCTGCGAGGCCGATATTTGGGCACGGAATTCACCTCTGGCAGTTGACCATGTTGCTGGAGGCTCATTTGAAACGGCCATGCAGCTTCTGAACCGACAGGTTGGCGCAGTCCAGTTTGCCCCTCTAAAGCCTCGATTCCTGGAGGTCTACCAATCCTCCAAGACCTTTCTCCCGGGGTTGGCCAACTTGCCCACCCTTGTTAATTACGTCCGTCGTACCGTTGATGAAACGGATCTTCGAAAAGTTCTGCCCGTTATCCCGCGCGATCTAGAACATTTGGCCTCCAATGATTTACAAAAAGGCTACGATTCTATGAAGGCTAAcaagctggaagatggcgccagcatcttcaaggGAATTCTACACGCAATCCTTGTCAATGCAGTTTCTAGTGAAAGCGAAGTGGCGGAGGCTAAGAAACTGATTGTTTCAGCCAGGGAGTACAGCATTGCCATGGATATCGAACTTGCGAGAAGAAACCTAGGCTCGATCGATGAGATTGCCCAAGACCCCGCTAAAGTTAAGAGGAGTCTCGAGTTGTCCGCTTACTTTACCATCCCGAAGATCGAGGTGCCTCACAGACAAATTGCGCTGCTGAGCGCTATCAAGGTGTCGATTAAGAGCAAAAATTACAATTCTGCTTTGGGCTTTGCAAACCGTATTATCGCGAACGGAGGTTCCAGCAAAATCGTCGAAAAC gccaagaagacaaaggctCAGTGTGAACGCAATCCAAACGACAGCGTTGAAATTGAATTCGACCAGTTTGCAGAATTTGAGATTTGTGCTGCCAGCCACACTCCGATCTATAGCGGAGCTCCGTTCGAAGAGTGTGCATTTGATGGATCAAAGTACCACTCTAGCTACAAGGGATCGATCTGTAAGGTGTGCGAAGTTTGTGAAATTGGCAAACACGGTAGCGGTCTGAGGCTGTTTTCATAG
- a CDS encoding uncharacterized protein (BUSCO:EOG092D3E5G), translating into MAERSLSPILAQLKQSPQMSYPEASALLSKAKLLLLSVNALTPNPSAPSNLLALARETYEQGALFSIRAKNADAFTRYVQQLQPFYELPSAALPPNLPERNKVTGLSLLLLLTQGRYAEFHSELESLANRDGGGTDVEGDRYLGYPVRLERWLMEGSYDRVWKAMKSSEVPCDEYSVFSEILKNQIRSEIASSSERAYPSLPISSTKSLLFLNSEGEVIQFANHRGWIVKEGHIYFPSTTADGEDGASAKDMSQMIMENTLGYARELETIV; encoded by the exons ATGGCTGAACGGAGCCTCTCCCCGATTCTCGCCCAGCTAAAGCAGTCTCCTCAGATGAGCTACCCCGAGGCCAGCGCCCTCCTCTCCAAGGcgaagcttctcctcctcagcgTAAACGCCCTCACTCCGAATCCCTCAGCGCCCTCGAACCTCCTCGCCCTTGCCCGGGAGACATACGAGCAAGGTGCCCTGTTCTCCATCCGCGCCAAGAATGCCGATGCCTTTACGCGCTacgtccagcagctccagccctTTTACGAGCTACCATCGGCGGCCCTGCCTCCGAACCTGCCCGAACGCAACAAGGTTACGGGATTAAGCTTGCTGCTACTCCTCACCCAAGGCCGCTATGCCGAGTTTCACTCAGAGCTGGAGAGTCTGGCAAATCGAGATGGTGGCGGAACCGACGTCGAAGGCGATCGTTACCTGGGATATCCTGTTCGTCTAGAGAGGTGGCTCATGGAGGGAAGCTATGATCGTGTATGGAAGGCaatgaagagcagcgagGTGCCCTGCGACGAGTACAGTGTTTTCTCAGAG ATTCTCAAGAACCAAATACGCTCTGAaatcgccagcagcagcgagcgAGCCTATCCTAGCCTTCCCATCAGCTCCACCAAGTCCTTGTTATTCCTCAACTCAGAAGGAGAGGTTATTCAGTTTGCTAACCACCGTGGATGGATTGTCAAGGAGGGCCACATCTACTTCCCTAGTACTACCGCTGATGGTGAAGACGGGGCGAGTGCCAAAGACATGAGCCAAATGATTATGGAGAATACCTTGGGCTATGCTCGCGAGCTAGAAACTATTGTGTAA
- a CDS encoding uncharacterized protein (EggNog:ENOG41~TransMembrane:5 (o28-46i58-82o94-116i179-199o246-267i)), translating into MSAPGPLSNTLPPLREQFLSRCSSSRPLIYLQRAAVAFSYPIRGIWYFSRRREFWPLFLGRLVPLSLISFFVYFILFSFAFLPQFLFLAIFHGWGAWFNAVVLVLGEGLVIVQGLFEGFFVDECRVDVFDATLIDLSLKDLIAPHRILFEDAPNSVKMLGKPTSPACFNPWSTIQIVELVFFLPLNLIPYVGTFVFIIITGTRLGKLSHHRWFQLRGLSKAAQKDEIKRLEWDCVFFGTMAMILELIPVLSFFFLLTTAAGSAMWAADMEKARRRETESDTGRVTVYLYRDEFP; encoded by the exons ATGTCTGCTCCCGGTCCACTCAGCAACACGCTGCCGCCTCTCAGAGAACAGTTTCTTTCAAGATGCTCCAGTAGCCGACCGTTGATCTACCTTCAGCGCGCAGCCGTCGCGTTCAGCTATCCCATCCGTGGTATCTGGTACTTTTCGCGGAGGAGGGAGTTTTggcctctctttcttggacGGCTAGTGCCTCTATCTTTAATATCGTTCTTCGTGTACTTCATACTATTctcctttgcttttcttccacAATTTTTATTCCTAGCCATCTTCCATGGCTGGGGCGCCTGGTTTAATGCTGTTGTGCTCGTGCTGGGTGAAGGGCTGGTGATTGTGCAGGGTCTATTCGAGGGTTTCTTTGTCGATGAATGCCGGGTGGATGTTTTCGAC GCAACGCTTATCGACCTCTCGTTGAAGGATCTGATAGCCCCTCATCGCATCCTGTTTGAAGATGCGCCTAATTCTGTCAAGATGCTGGGGAAGCCGACAAGTCCAGCATGCTTTAATCCTTGGAGTACAATTCAGATTGTAGAGCTCGtgttctttcttcctctcaaTCTCATCCCTTACGTCGGAACTTTCGTATTTATTATCATCACTGGCACTCGGCTCGGTAAGCTATCGCATCATCGCTGGTTCCAGCTCCGAGGCTTGTCAAAGGCAGCGCAAAAGGATGAGATTAAGAGGCTCGAATGGGATTGCGTCTTCTTTGGAACAATGGCCATGATCCTTGAGCTAATACCGGTGctatctttcttctttctgctgaCCACGGCAGCAGGCTCAGCTATGTGGGCCGCGGACATGGAGAaggcaaggagaagagaaacagagTCTGATACTGGTCGAGTAACGGTATACCTATATAGAGACGAGTTTCCCTAG